The segment AATATGTTCAGCGCCCATTATTGTAAACAATTGCCCCTAACCCCTGGTATTGCCCTCTCTGCACCCCTTGATCCCTCCCCCCCTATTACCAGATCAGgacttggggtctatttataaaccctTTCATTCAGGATTCACTCATTTTCCAGTAAGGCGCACTGCAGCCAATTACCCCCATTTCCCCACGTTACCCCACATTACCCCGCATTACTCTGCATTACCCCCCATTAACCTGAATTACCTTCCATTACCCCCCATTACCCCCATTACCTCTCATTACCCCCCATAACCCTGAATTACCCTCTATTGCCTCACAATATGCACAAAACCCCCCATTACCTCCCATTAGCCCCCATTACCCCGCATTACTCTGAATTACCCCCCATTACCTCCCATTACCCCAAATTACCCCCATCACCTCGCATTAATCTGCATTACCCCCCATTACCCCACATTACCCCTCATTACCCCCCATTACCCCCACATTGTGGCGCTGCATCAGGACCCCCCCTGTGGCAGATATTGGGGTTGCTTTACCCCCGGTGCAATGGGTGACACGCTGAGCAGCAATGCAGGGAGGGGTAACTCTGCTGTTGTCACCGGTGATATAGTAACTGATGGCGGGGGGGGTCACATAGTAATAATGCCCCGGGGGCCGGGGGTGCGGCCGGGTGACGGGGATCGGTAGCAGGCGATTAGAAGCTGTAACTATTTTAGGCCCATACAGGATAAAGGGTAGCGGCTGTGGCCCTAGGGGAGGCGGGGTAGGGGTGAGGCAGTGGCCCCGGGGGGTTGTTTTGTGTTGGCGCACATGGTTGGGAGGTGAATCATTCTCCTGGGCGTTGGCGGCAGTTAGTAAACTGTAATAACCCAAAATCTCACGCGGCTGCGGCCCCTCCTATTGGCTCCTGTGAACACTCGTCCATTAAAGGGGCACTCCCTAGGATCCTGACACTAGCAGAGCGCCAATGTGCCCCTAACCTGGACCCCAACACCCAGGTggagtgttcttttaaatagcATGCCCCTTAAAGTCACAGGCCCCTCTTTTCCATGTGATTCCCCCACATTTATTCACCACAGAAGAGTGAAAAGGGAGTTGGCTGCATGCACCTGAGGTGAAGGATAGACATGGGGACACAGACTCTGTCCCCGGGGCCCCGGTGACACCCCAGCTTAGTGATGGGAGCCAGAATCGGTGTGTCGGTGCAGAGAATCTCATAGACGAAATAACAGATATAAATCTCAggggactacagaacacctcccccgTAATATGGGTAGGAGGAGGGGGGTCCCAatcccagggtgacaacgctgctggTCCATGTATAGaatacagtgagtgttgtcaccctgacataggaagaatgtcactggcaggatcacaagGATGCTAGAAATCTGGCATCCACATTCACCCAATATTCACCTGCCATTTAGGGTTCTGTTACACTAGCCCAATAATGGACAATTTCCTctatttcttcacttcctgtcctggagatgcaGCAGGAAGTCAGAGGAATTGGCATCtcttgcagcctctttgcagccacttcctgtctatttCCAGACGGTGACAACACTGGGCCAGGTCTGTGCAATGTGCGCTGAAATGGTAGTCatgtgacaacgcaggagcaaTGCtgggagtgttgtcaccctaaaacaggaagtgactttcatggcaggatcacagggaatattttagtgaaatctgcagatttataataaaaatgacacgATGGGATAATGGGGGTCACCTGACCCTACCATGGGAAATACCTGGGCCGCGCCCTATCCTCTGATCCCTCCCAGAAGGGGTTAAATGCCCCGGGCGGGTGGGGTCACATCAGAGACTTTCACAAAAGTTTTTCAGATGTTTAAATGAGTTTGTGAAGTCAGCCAATCAGGAGAAAAGGATAGGCGCCCCCACCTCACCCCCTCCAATCAGGCGTGTCCCCTGGGTGTGGCCCTGGCTGGGTATAAAGGGGGAGTCCGGAGATGTCAGGGAAATCGCTGGCTGAATCCTCATTTGCTTCCTTCTAAACCTGACAACATGGTAAGTGTTACCCGGGGATGGGGGGTTCACAGGGTCAGTGCCCGCCAAGGGTTTCCACTCATGGGGGGCTCGGTTCTGCTTTCCTTGGGGAATGAAAAGGGGACAATCATCCCCCCAGGGCAGACGGGGTGTGGGGGTGCCCATGTGCCCATGTGTGCCAGGTTATACTACAGGGGGATGGGGGGACCCACAGGAACAGAATCTGTGGCCCCCCCGGGTTCTCATCTTTGTTCCCTGCTCAGGAAGTCTGGAAAGACTCGATTGGTTGGctggaagtggaaaaaaaaacttccacccGGATAAACATGAGCGTTCGGCGGGCACAGCGGCGCGTTCATATGGAAGGCTGTGCAGAGTGGGGGAGGGGCTGTGGGCACTGGATAAAAGTTTCCGATCTATGTGATTGATCCGCCCTCTCTCCTCGGTGATCACccaataataaaaaggttaacCAGGTGTATGCCATCCCTGTCTGTGGCAAGCACGGTGATTGGCCCCTCAGCCTGTCTGCCCTTGTTGCCCCTAAGTGTCTATTTTGCCCCTGGGTGTGTCAGACATCAGAAAAGTCACACAGAGATTACACTGACATGATGCCGCAGCATAAATATTACCCCTCACCCAGGTGGAAATTTCCCATCAACgcaaatttaacaaaatttacTTAAAGGGATCCCGCCTCATTTGCATATTATGACCCCTCCCCCGAGGGGGTCTGCAGGAAGCAatttatgcaaattatttattgacATCCGATTCCAAGTATTCAAAATCTTTATCAGGTGTTTGACCCCCCTTCCCCTGCTACTTAGAGCTCATCCAGCACTCAAATATTGGGGGTGTGGCTTATAGGATGGGGGGCAGGATAGGTGAAACCAGAATTCAATTTAAAATCGGAATAGTAATtagaatgcaaatataaaaattagattttgaagtcaaagttcccctttaaaatgaCATTCCAGCTCCTCCAATAACAATAAGCCTTTTATATTCCGGCTGCTGCGGAGGTGGCGGTTGGCGTATAACGCTGCGACCCGTCATATTCATAGGAAAGACTCTGATACCCCCCACAGACCTGGTGCGGGGCCCAAGAACATCAAATATTACAATAGAAAAAGGAGGCCATTGTGAGAGAGCTCCTCTAGGGGGCGCTGATGGATTCTGTCATCAAATGGGGGGGTTGGAAGTCAcatgattattattttgtatctcTAATTTCCTAGCACAGTGGGCGGGGCCCAGGGGGCCACCAATGGGCCTGCCAATTGTTGAGAAAGGTGTTGGCCAATAGAAAACCCTTACATCCAATCATCACACCTCAATATCTATTGTAGCACACCTCGGGGGCGGGGATATAGGGGTTATATCAAATGGGCACTCCTGGTTATGCCCCTcccacaggtcagtaacagagattTCACCAGCAGGACTCACAGTTCCGGCTGTGGAGCTTTACCCACTGAGCCCCTCCCCCTCCCAGAGATCTCAGTCATCTCTCCCAGGCTGAGGTGTCCCCACTCTGTCTTTAGAATTTGTTGTCACCAAAATACCGGACTAATCTAAatattctcccccccccctccaggaTCCTAAAACTCTGAACTTGGAGGACCTCGTGTCCCTTTTCATCGTGAAATTTCAGCAATACTCCGGAAAGGACCAGGACAAGGATACCCTGAGCCAGGACGAGCTGTGTGCCCTGGCCGTGAAGGAATTCCCCACACTCTGTGTAAGTGGCAATTCATTGGTGGGGGGCATAGGGGGCGGGGcaacaaactactgggggaaatccccccattgtgggaggggcagagacaNNNNNNNNNNNNNNNNNNNNNNNNNNNNNNNNNNNNNNNNNNNNNNNNNNNNNNNNNNNNNNNNNNNNNNNNNNNNNNNNNNNNNNNNNNNNNNNNNNNNNNNNNNNNNNNNNNNNNNNNNNNNNNNNNNNNNNNNNNNNNNNNNNNNNNNNNNNNNNNNNNNNNNNNNNNNNNNNNNNNNNNNNNNNNNNNNNNNNNNNNNNNNNNNNNNNNNNNNNNNNNNNNNNNNNNNNNNNNNNNNNNNNNNNNNNNNNNNNNNNNNNNNNNNNNNNNNNNNNNNNNNNNNNNNNNNNNNNNNNNNNNNNNNNNNNNNNNNNNNNNNNNNNNNNNNNNNNNNNNNNNNNNNNNNNNNNNNNNNNNNNNNNNNNNNNNNNNNNNNNNNNNNNNNNNNNNNNNNNNNNNNNNNNNNNNNNNNNNNNNNNNNNNNNNNNNNNNNNNNNNNNNNNNNNNNNNNNNNNNNNNNNNNNNNNNNNNNNNNNNNNNNNNNNNNNNNNNNNNNNNNNNNNNNNNNNNNNNNNNNNNNNNNNNNNNNNNNNNNNNNNNNNNNNNNNNNNNNNNNNNNNNNNNNNNNNNNNNNNNNNNNNNNNNNNNNNNNNNNNNNNNNNNNNNNNNNNNNNNNNNNNNNNNNNNNNNNNNNNNNNNNNNNNNNNNNNNNNNNNNNNNNNNNNNNNNNNNNNNNNNNNNNNNNNNNNNNNNNNNNNNNNNNNNgggaaatctccccattgtgggaggggcagagacacaaactactgggggaaatctccccattgtgggaggggcagagacacaagctactgggggaaatctccccattgtgggaggggcagagacacaagctactgggggaaatctccccattgtgggaggggcagagacacaaactttGGGAAATTAAATGAAAGGTGCCGATGTTTGTCTTGCAGGCGAGTCAGAACAAACAAGATATCCTGAACGGAATCATCGGGAAGATGGACGCTAATAAGGACAAGAAGGTGGACTTTGAGGAATTTATGTGTTTCTCGGCTTGTGTGGCCATTGCCATCAGAGGTCTCTGCAGCAAGTAGAGCTCTGATTGGAGGAAATATTTGTGCTTGTATGATCTTTCAATAAATGAGATTTCCTTATGATTTCAGTCTCATTTTGTCTTTTTGGACAGCCAGCTTCCTAATTTGATTCAGATTTGGGGGTGTAAGTACTTTgtgacttggggggggggggaaggtggGGGGTGACTGGCATTGTAGTGACTGGCATTGGTGGTCATGTGAATGGCAGGCAGGAAAGGGATAGGCAACAGACTTGATACCTTCCGGTTGGCATTCCTcaatcacaagactggctgagCAGGATCACACAAATCATGGCAGACAAAATCTTAATTTAAAGATTTGTTGGGTAACATCACAAAAGAGTGGGGGAATAGCAGGTTCAGCTGACCAAACAAAGGGTAGATTCTGGGTGTcatcagcccccccccccttgctaAACAGTTATATACAACTATACAATGTTATAACCGGGCCCTCTGCTGTTCAGTATTATATAACCTTACTATGCTATAACCGCGCCCTCTTCTGTTCAGTTATATATAACTATACAATGCTATAACAGTGCCCTCTGCTGTTCAGTTATATATCTATACAATGCTATAATAGTGCCCTCCGCTGTTCAGTAATATATAACCATACAATGCAATAACAGCGCCCTCTGCTGTTGAGTAATTTATAACCTTACTATGATATAACAGTGCCCCTGCTGTTCAGTAATATATAACCATACAATGCTATACCAGTGCCCTCTGCTGTTCAGTAAAAATGCTATAACTGCGCCCTCTGCTGTTCAGTTATATATAAGCATACTATTCTTTAATAGTGCTCTCTGCTGTTCAGTTATATACCGTATAACTAGACAATCCTATAACGGCGCCCTTTGCTGTTCAGTTATATATAACTATACAATCCTATAACAGCGCCCTCTGCTGTTCAGTAATAAACAACCATACAATGCGTTAATGGTGCCCTCTGCTGTTCAGTTATATATAACTAGACAATCCTATAACGGCGCCCTCTGCTGTTCAGTAATATATAACCTTACTATGATACAACCGCGCCCTCTGCTGTTCAGTAATATATAACCATACAATGCTTTAATAGTGCCCTCTGCTGTTCAGTTATATAAAACTATAACGGAAGGGAAGCAGATGGAAAAGGAagatggttgtgctgttgggctgtatgttcttatatctctttgaggactgaaggacatgaaactgatcactgtgatttatattgaaaattgaaagattacccactaattagctaaacaggatttgaatataccattgctgCCATAACCACCTTCTTCCTTGCAACTATATAAGTGAATTAGAGTTTGGGAttcctgtgtttgcagatgacaccaaactatgtcatggaattaagtccatacaggatgtctataatctacaagcagacctggctgtactgtgtgattgggcagccaagtggcaaatgacatttaatatagataaatgtaaatttatgtacttgggggtaacaacatgcatgcttcatactgtctagggggaatacatttgggggttcagaaatggagacggatctgggggttctggtagatcatagacctaataacagcatgcaatgccaagctgcaatatctaaagctagtaaagtactttcttgtaataaaagaggaatagactgcagagatggagacataatcctgtacaaagcattggtcagaccacatctgcaatatgcggtccaggtttgggccccagttcacaaaaaggacattgtgggattggagagagtgcagagaaggacaactaaactaataaaaggaatggaggagctccgctatgaggagagattagctgaactgaatctattctcccttgagaagagacgtataaggggggatatgatcaccctgtataaatatataaatggtccatatagagaactctcttccccattattcacagtaatgtcattacaaagcacaagggggcgctctttgtgtctggaggaaaagaagtttaagctccggataaggaagggattcttcactgtaagtgctgtgaaaatgtgcaatcggctccctcaggaagtagtttcagcaactactatagattgctttaaggaaaagctggatgatttctagaagcacagaatataactggatattaaggatttaaagtaaagataacatagACTGCtgatcctgggaacatccgattgcctcatggaatcaggaaggagttttcccctgttgaagtaaattgtacccaggggtttttttgccttcctctggaccaacaatgtcttatagggttttatatctgggatgtttatttccctagtggttggacttgatggacttatgtcttttttcaacctaacctactatgtaactatggagcTGTTATtttttagtagtaataataacaatttacagTGGTACAATACCAAAACATCGCCCCCTGgtgttctgttttatatataacctcccaaatatttattttccacaaCAGTGCCACCTGCTGTTTATTGTATAAAATTGCAATGTCAAAATACTTTAGCGCTGTTCTTTTATAATACCTAATTATTCCACAGAAAAATATTACTCCACCACCAGgtcagactttttttctttatattaaatatacttacctgtcccccaACTTCCAACTTCCACCTGGCATGCCTAGGTGAGGGTAACATCATCATCCTTCCAGGGAGCCCCCGTGGAAGTAGCCCTAGCACCGTGGTGTTGTTGCAAGATTTGGGCTATGCATCATTTCTGGAGTGATGATGTCACTCAGATGTATAGAAATCCCAGCCTCTACTAACTTATGCTATGGGGCAGTCTTCTGCAGTTTCTGGCAGTCTCCTTTGGAACGTATTATCTTGTATTTTGGTAGCAGTCTCTTGCAATATTTGATGGCAGCTTTTTAATAACATGACCGTTGGTTTCAATTTTGATTTTGGTTTTTAATGATTgcagtattttattacaatggcataaaaatggaaaatcctgatgacagtaTTATGCAAATCTTGGCTCAGCCTATGGAAAGCTGTCACGTGCCCCACCCCCTCCCATCTAATGCCCCGCCCCCTAGGTTCTGCAGTGTGACTGATAGTAGGTTGCAGGATGGAGGCCTGACCTGGTCTGTGGGGACTACTGGGGTATAGGAGGGGGCAGTGCAGGGGCTTGGGGGGCCCCCAGGCTGTCACTAAAAATACATCAGGGGGACATATAGCGAAATATTGCCTCCTAATCCCGTGTCAGTGGTTAGAGCTATGTGTGGCACCGACCTCCAGAGATCCATCAGCAGTGATTGGTCAGTGGGGCAGCCTCATCATCAGGGCCAACAATCAATATACAAATTCCCTGAGATCGGCCATTTCCCTATTAGGCGATTTTTTTATATTCCCAATATTTGTGTGCAGATTTGTCACCGTGTGAATGTCTCAGGCCAATCAGCGGGTCATCTGATTATGACACTTATAGGTAACAGATGAATATTAATCAGCTAAGCCCCACCCACCTATTCCGACCTCACCTGCAGAGCTCACACTTCATTCCTGTCAGACGTGGAAACATTTGCTGCATGTGATAATGGTgattgtattttatcatttattttatggtaacacttttttcaatttatttccagCCTATTTCCGTGCCGCAACCATGGCCAACCTCTTAACCGCCATCCGCCGGATCATCGACACCTTTCATGACTACAGCTGCCAGAGCGCCCCCTGCGACAAGCTGAACATGGAGGAGTTTAACAGCCTTGTCCTGACCCAGTTTGCCGAAGTCATAGAGGTAAGAAACCGATTTCGTGCAACACGGAACACAAAGCCATTTCTACCGACAAAATGTCTGGCCAATGGAATGACgctatttatacataaatacaggGAGTACCTACAGGGCCAGGTGACACCTGagaaatagttttaatttttttagggtgTTTCCCTGACTGCAAAGGGCGTAACATATGTAGGGTGTAACTGTTTACCCTTACTAAGCAAAGGTTGCAATCTGCAGGTCCAGATAGCTGCAACACTacgatggaaaaaaaaatccattccaagtttaatatgaggAC is part of the Pyxicephalus adspersus chromosome 12, UCB_Pads_2.0, whole genome shotgun sequence genome and harbors:
- the LOC140341863 gene encoding protein S100-A4-like, with translation MDPKTLNLEDLVSLFIVKFQQYSGKDQDKDTLSQDELCALAVKEFPTLCASQNKQDILNGIIGKMDANKDKKVDFEEFMCFSACVAIAIRGLCSK